The following proteins are encoded in a genomic region of Corylus avellana chromosome ca4, CavTom2PMs-1.0:
- the LOC132179057 gene encoding transcription termination factor MTEF1, chloroplastic — MIIRFHLPSQTPRLIPHSSKPSKTPRCSLTPLPKPSLPNSDAGLLFREKIIYLENLNVNSHKALRLNPDFRAAPLASLISVERCLSSFGIGRSSLGRILDMHPQLLTSDPHSDLYPIFDFLLNEVPVPFPDLPKSIIRCPRLLVCSVTDQLRPTLSFLRNLGFVGPHSLNCQTTLLLVSSAEGTLLPKIQYLQSLGLSYEQVVNMVIRSPGLLTFSVRNNFSPKVKYFLEEMKGDIAELKRFPQYFSFSLEGKIKPRHRLLVEYGLTLPLSEMLKVSDGEFNARLIEMRLRSMDGR; from the coding sequence atgatcatCCGATTCCATCTCCCAAGTCAAACTCCCCGTCTCATCCCTCACTCCTCAAAACCCTCCAAAACCCCACGCTGCTCCCTCACTCCCCTCCCCAAACCTTCTCTTCCCAACTCCGACGCAGGCCTCCTCTTCCGCGAGAAAATCATATACCTCGAGAACCTCAACGTCAACTCCCACAAGGCCCTCCGGTTGAACCCAGACTTCCGCGCCGCCCCACTCGCCTCCCTCATCTCCGTCGAGCGCTGCCTCTCCTCCTTCGGCATCGGCCGCTCGTCCCTCGGCCGCATCCTCGACATGCACCCGCAGCTCCTCACCTCCGACCCCCATTCCGACCTCTACCCAATCTTCGATTTCCTCCTCAACGAGGTCCCCGTCCCCTTCCCTGACCTCCCCAAGTCCATTATCCGATGCCCCAGACTCTTGGTCTGCAGCGTCACTGATCAGCTGAGACCCACCTTGTCTTTCTTGAGAAACTTGGGCTTCGTCGGACCCCATTCCCTCAACTGCCAAACCACATTGTTGTTGGTTTCCAGCGCCGAAGGTACCCTTTTGCCCAAGATTCAGTATTTGCAAAGTTTGGGGCTTTCGTATGAGCAAGTGGTCAACATGGTGATAAGGTCACCTGGATTGTTGACGTTTAGTGTAAGGAATAACTTTTCGCCCAAGGTAAAGTATTTCTTGGAGGAAATGAAGGGGGACATAGCGGAATTGAAGAGGTTTCCGCAGTATTTTTCGTTTAGTTTGGAGGGGAAGATTAAGCCCAGGCATAGGCTTTTGGTCGAGTACGGCTTGACGCTTCCTTTATCCGAGATGTTGAAGGTTAGCGATGGAGAGTTCAATGCGCGGTTGATCGAGATGCGGTTACGGTCGATGGATGGCAGGTAG